One window of Flexivirga oryzae genomic DNA carries:
- a CDS encoding acyl-CoA thioesterase produces MTNQIVSTATSRVFTDAVTLTESQPEHFDRAFTAVTGPCPWPKAYGGDLVAQAVVAAIRTVDGKHLHSTHSYFMRPAEVGAQVRYEVEVLRDGRGYATRQVRGFQGGKPIFVCLASFAAGEPGGELQSELPAGIADPESLPSSADYLDGRSGGTMTDGSRDYWAHGRSFDMRHVPGPVYLSVDGAPAPHQAIWVRPFDGLRQVPGLDDRQRDTAALSYVCDYTILEPTLRALGLAWADEGLVTASLDHSMWFHRTAPLDGWLLYAQEAVSAGDGRGLNLGRFFTPDGTHLATVVQEGMIRTTSGAAQ; encoded by the coding sequence GTGACAAACCAGATCGTCAGCACCGCTACGTCGCGAGTCTTCACCGACGCGGTCACCCTCACCGAGTCGCAGCCGGAGCATTTCGACCGGGCGTTCACCGCGGTCACCGGGCCGTGCCCGTGGCCCAAGGCGTATGGCGGGGACCTGGTCGCCCAGGCCGTGGTCGCGGCGATCCGCACCGTGGACGGCAAGCACCTGCACTCGACACACTCCTACTTCATGCGGCCGGCCGAGGTCGGTGCGCAGGTCCGCTACGAGGTGGAGGTCCTGCGCGACGGTCGCGGTTACGCGACCCGGCAGGTCCGCGGTTTCCAGGGCGGCAAGCCGATCTTCGTATGCCTGGCGAGTTTCGCCGCCGGAGAGCCGGGCGGCGAGCTGCAGTCGGAACTGCCTGCCGGCATTGCCGATCCGGAGAGTCTGCCGAGTTCGGCGGACTACCTGGACGGCCGGTCCGGCGGCACGATGACCGACGGTTCGCGCGACTACTGGGCACACGGTCGCAGCTTCGACATGCGGCACGTGCCCGGGCCGGTCTACCTGAGCGTGGATGGCGCACCGGCCCCGCATCAGGCGATATGGGTCCGGCCGTTCGACGGGCTGCGGCAGGTGCCCGGCCTGGACGACCGGCAGCGCGACACCGCCGCACTGAGTTACGTGTGCGACTACACGATCCTGGAGCCGACGCTGCGCGCGCTCGGCCTCGCCTGGGCCGACGAGGGCCTGGTCACCGCCAGCCTGGACCACTCGATGTGGTTCCACCGGACCGCACCGCTGGACGGCTGGCTGCTGTATGCGCAGGAGGCGGTCTCGGCCGGCGACGGCCGCGGCCTGAACCTCGGGCGCTTCTTCACCCCTGATGGCACCCACCTGGCCACCGTCGTCCAGGAGGGCATGATCCGCACCACCTCCGGAGCCGCACAATGA
- a CDS encoding cupin domain-containing protein: MDPNSDNYEDIDMSMYRNEAGLVVPFVTRGGHEPDSGQTGQSEGATRVSGVSVQHTPATRIWFGKVHNLAGYRSVPHHHGEAETGGYVLSGRARIYFGEKFEDYIDMSEGDWVFVPPYMPHVECNLDRNNPLTWMTTRTPENIVVNLPQVPDGELRDWMNRP; encoded by the coding sequence GTGGACCCGAATTCCGACAACTACGAGGACATCGACATGTCGATGTACCGGAACGAGGCGGGGTTGGTGGTGCCGTTCGTGACCCGCGGTGGGCACGAACCGGACTCTGGCCAGACCGGCCAGTCCGAAGGCGCGACAAGGGTTTCCGGGGTCAGCGTGCAGCACACTCCGGCGACCCGGATCTGGTTCGGGAAGGTGCACAACCTGGCCGGCTACCGGTCGGTGCCGCATCACCACGGTGAGGCCGAGACCGGCGGCTACGTGCTGTCCGGCCGCGCGCGGATCTACTTCGGCGAGAAGTTCGAGGACTACATCGACATGTCGGAGGGCGACTGGGTCTTCGTGCCGCCATACATGCCCCATGTCGAGTGCAACCTGGACCGCAACAACCCGCTGACCTGGATGACCACCCGCACCCCCGAGAACATCGTCGTCAACCTGCCACAGGTCCCGGACGGCGAACTGCGCGATTGGATGAACCGCCCGTGA
- a CDS encoding RidA family protein produces the protein MTNDLRPLPVNPAELPTPSGYSHGTLSGNTLYLGGQTALDADMKIVPGGIVEQFRQAFGNVLTTLRASGGVPEDLVSITIFLTDIPDYQAHGHEIGKVWRELAGPVYPAMAGIGTTGLWQPDALIEIMGVAVVPDERLVRPATEGQS, from the coding sequence ATGACCAACGACCTACGCCCGCTGCCGGTGAATCCGGCCGAGCTGCCGACACCGAGCGGCTACTCACACGGCACCCTGAGCGGCAACACCCTCTACCTGGGCGGACAGACCGCACTGGACGCAGACATGAAGATCGTCCCGGGTGGCATCGTGGAGCAGTTCCGGCAGGCGTTCGGCAACGTGCTCACCACGCTGCGTGCATCGGGCGGCGTCCCGGAGGACCTGGTGAGCATCACGATCTTCCTGACCGACATCCCCGACTACCAGGCGCACGGACACGAGATCGGCAAGGTATGGCGCGAGCTCGCCGGGCCCGTCTACCCGGCGATGGCCGGCATCGGCACGACCGGACTCTGGCAGCCTGACGCGCTGATCGAGATCATGGGTGTGGCAGTGGTGCCGGACGAGCGCCTGGTGCGTCCGGCGACCGAAGGTCAGTCCTGA
- a CDS encoding kynureninase: protein MTGDILSRLPDHLVAEAKALDEGDPLAAYREEFVHTDAVVAYLDGNSLGRPLATTRGRLGDFVAEDWGERLIRAWDEQWMELPLHLGDRIGRVTLGAAPGQTVVADSTTVLLYKLARAALAARPGRTRIVADTENFPTDRYIVQGIAAELGLTIRWIEPDPATGVTAEEVRAAVADDTALVLLSHVAYKSAHIADLPAITRVAHDAGALVLWDLCHSVGLLPIGLDAAGVDLAVGCTYKYLNGGPGAPAFGYVATALQDNVVQPIQGWMGHAEPFTMGPSYTPSGGMRRFISGTPPVLGMLPMQDMLALIERAGVDAIREKSVRLTEFVIDLADEALAPLGVTVASPRDPLTRGGHVTLEHDGMQDAIAQLWQRGVIPDFRRPRGLRAGMSPLSTSFVEVATAMAHLHQILSGQD, encoded by the coding sequence ATGACCGGGGACATCCTCAGCCGGCTGCCCGATCACCTTGTCGCGGAAGCGAAGGCGCTCGATGAGGGTGATCCGTTGGCGGCCTACCGTGAGGAGTTCGTGCACACCGACGCCGTCGTCGCCTACCTGGACGGCAACTCGCTCGGTCGGCCGCTGGCCACGACCCGTGGGCGGCTCGGTGACTTCGTCGCCGAGGACTGGGGCGAGCGCCTCATCCGTGCCTGGGACGAGCAGTGGATGGAGTTGCCGCTGCACCTCGGGGACCGCATCGGCCGTGTCACGCTGGGCGCCGCACCCGGCCAGACCGTCGTCGCGGACTCGACCACGGTGCTGCTCTACAAGCTCGCGCGCGCGGCGCTGGCCGCCCGGCCCGGTCGCACCCGGATCGTGGCCGACACCGAGAACTTCCCCACCGACCGCTACATCGTCCAGGGGATCGCCGCCGAACTCGGCCTGACGATCCGCTGGATCGAGCCGGACCCGGCGACGGGGGTCACTGCCGAGGAAGTCCGCGCCGCGGTCGCGGACGACACCGCACTGGTCCTGTTGAGCCACGTCGCCTACAAGTCCGCACACATCGCCGACCTGCCGGCCATCACCCGGGTCGCCCACGACGCGGGGGCGCTGGTGCTGTGGGACCTGTGCCACTCGGTGGGGTTGCTGCCGATCGGGTTGGACGCCGCGGGGGTCGACCTGGCGGTCGGGTGCACCTACAAATACCTCAACGGCGGGCCCGGGGCGCCCGCCTTCGGGTATGTCGCAACCGCTTTGCAGGACAACGTGGTCCAGCCGATCCAGGGCTGGATGGGGCACGCCGAGCCCTTCACGATGGGACCGTCATACACCCCGTCGGGCGGGATGCGCCGGTTCATCAGCGGAACACCACCGGTGCTCGGCATGTTGCCGATGCAGGACATGCTGGCGCTCATCGAGCGGGCCGGTGTCGACGCGATCCGCGAGAAGTCGGTGCGGCTCACCGAGTTCGTGATCGACCTCGCCGACGAGGCGCTCGCACCGCTCGGTGTCACCGTGGCCTCACCGCGTGACCCGTTGACCCGCGGAGGTCACGTCACCCTCGAGCACGACGGCATGCAGGACGCCATCGCGCAGCTGTGGCAGCGTGGCGTCATACCCGACTTCCGGCGGCCGCGAGGACTGCGGGCCGGAATGTCCCCGCTGTCAACGAGTTTCGTCGAGGTGGCCACAGCAATGGCACACCTGCATCAGATCCTGAGCGGTCAGGACTGA
- a CDS encoding tryptophan 2,3-dioxygenase, with the protein MKGDQDVSIADGERPIEEGVRTDFRSRMTYSGYLDLDKLLDAQHPVSEPVHPDELLFIIQHQTTELWFKLVLHELQAMRSYLQHEDVSRARKGIARVKHIFRTLAEQWSVLATLTPSEYSEFRGFLGSASGFQSYQYRCVEFILGNKNAGMLRVFESDPAHHAGLQELLDAPTVYDAFLHFLSARDHDVPAQILHRDVRKAWVEQPELIPVFQRIYEDPDAHWAEYAMCEDLVDLEDAFQLWRFRHLRTVQRTIGYKQGTGGSSGVGFLKRALDLTFFPELYSVRTEIGK; encoded by the coding sequence ATGAAAGGGGATCAGGACGTGTCGATCGCAGACGGTGAACGGCCGATCGAGGAGGGTGTGCGCACCGACTTCCGGTCGCGGATGACCTACAGCGGCTACCTCGATCTGGACAAGCTGCTGGACGCTCAGCATCCGGTGAGCGAGCCGGTCCACCCGGACGAACTGCTCTTCATCATCCAGCACCAGACGACCGAGCTGTGGTTCAAGCTGGTGCTGCACGAGCTGCAGGCGATGCGCAGCTACCTGCAACACGAAGACGTCAGCCGAGCCCGCAAGGGGATCGCACGGGTCAAGCACATCTTCCGCACCCTGGCCGAGCAATGGTCGGTGCTGGCAACACTCACCCCGAGCGAATACTCCGAGTTCCGAGGCTTTCTCGGCTCCGCGTCCGGTTTCCAGTCCTACCAGTACCGGTGCGTCGAGTTCATCCTGGGCAACAAGAACGCCGGCATGCTGCGTGTCTTCGAGTCCGACCCCGCGCACCACGCCGGGCTGCAGGAGTTGCTCGACGCCCCCACCGTGTACGACGCGTTCCTGCACTTCCTCTCCGCGCGCGACCACGACGTACCGGCGCAGATCCTGCACCGCGACGTGCGCAAGGCGTGGGTCGAGCAGCCGGAGCTGATCCCGGTCTTCCAACGCATCTACGAGGATCCGGACGCGCACTGGGCGGAGTACGCGATGTGCGAGGACCTGGTCGACCTCGAGGACGCCTTCCAGCTGTGGCGCTTCCGACACCTGCGGACGGTGCAGCGCACGATCGGTTACAAGCAGGGCACCGGCGGCAGCTCCGGGGTCGGCTTCCTGAAGCGGGCACTGGACCTGACGTTCTTCCCTGAGCTCTACTCGGTGCGCACCGAGATCGGCAAGTGA
- a CDS encoding cysteine hydrolase family protein — protein sequence MEPWLVVIDMQHAFGDPTSGWYAEGYDAITPVIERLAGRFTGRTVYTRFVRDPTETGGWAAYYDQWSDFRLPPDDAQWDLTLTVPQDAPVVDEPTFSKWAPALQGVVGSAPLVVCGVATECCVLSTVLGAADAGNPVTVVRDACAGATAELHEKALDIMDSLGPLSCVRGSADLLAD from the coding sequence ATGGAGCCTTGGCTCGTCGTCATCGACATGCAGCACGCCTTCGGCGACCCGACCTCCGGCTGGTATGCCGAGGGGTATGACGCCATCACGCCCGTCATCGAGCGGCTGGCCGGGAGGTTCACCGGGCGGACCGTCTACACGCGCTTCGTGCGCGACCCGACCGAGACCGGCGGGTGGGCCGCCTATTACGACCAGTGGAGCGACTTCCGGCTGCCACCGGACGATGCCCAGTGGGACCTCACCCTTACCGTGCCGCAGGATGCGCCGGTCGTCGACGAGCCGACCTTCTCCAAGTGGGCCCCGGCGCTGCAGGGGGTCGTCGGATCCGCACCGCTGGTGGTGTGTGGTGTCGCAACCGAATGCTGTGTTCTGTCAACGGTGCTCGGCGCCGCGGACGCCGGCAACCCGGTGACGGTGGTCCGCGACGCCTGCGCGGGCGCGACGGCCGAGCTGCACGAGAAGGCCTTGGACATCATGGATTCGCTCGGTCCGCTCAGCTGCGTGCGCGGCTCCGCCGACCTCCTCGCGGACTGA
- a CDS encoding purine-cytosine permease family protein — translation MKGISMAPDTARPPAAPPAEQQRDFEYRNQVAVVEPYGVDAIPDSERHGRPVSQFFIWFAAGMNFPIMVLGFSAVGMGLSLTAAVTAILAGSFLGAIVMGILSRMGGRLGVAQQIQARGPLGFFGNFVPVAYVNVFAGIGWAAVTIILGAQALHSLVPAIPTWLSGLVLVLVQLTVAVYGYNMIHFLERILAVVLGCGFVMITVVSLSRSSSGNFSANHHASGFIGSTGGWITFAGYFLSFLIAWWPFASDYSRYLPDNNKVSRGTGFWTFLGNFVSLSWLGIAGVILGSSAAAGESPIDALHRLTGPFATPALLTVLLSSFSQNFLNVYGGAISIQTLRIPVSRRTAVIAICAVAYVISLWADAEFEAKFKNFLFLGAYLIAPFGAILLLDYVLNKRHDRARTQELYDSRRVLEWGFVAWLIGAVASSPFWNLSFYTGPFAKAHPGAGDLSYFVGFAVGAVAFALLYRLPPLWHRATPVFAHESAADSPAHISAPGDVH, via the coding sequence ATGAAAGGCATTTCGATGGCACCGGACACGGCACGGCCTCCGGCCGCACCTCCCGCTGAGCAGCAGCGGGACTTCGAATACCGCAACCAGGTCGCAGTTGTCGAGCCGTACGGCGTCGACGCGATCCCCGACTCCGAGCGGCACGGCCGGCCGGTGTCGCAGTTCTTCATCTGGTTCGCCGCCGGGATGAACTTCCCGATCATGGTGCTGGGCTTCAGCGCCGTCGGGATGGGCCTGTCGCTGACAGCTGCCGTGACCGCCATCCTCGCGGGCTCGTTCCTGGGCGCGATCGTCATGGGCATCCTGTCCCGGATGGGTGGCCGGCTCGGAGTCGCCCAGCAGATCCAGGCGCGCGGCCCGCTCGGCTTCTTCGGCAACTTCGTACCGGTCGCCTACGTCAACGTCTTCGCCGGCATCGGCTGGGCCGCGGTCACCATCATCCTCGGCGCTCAGGCGCTGCATTCCCTGGTGCCCGCGATCCCGACCTGGCTGTCCGGGCTGGTGCTGGTCCTGGTGCAGTTGACCGTCGCCGTCTACGGCTACAACATGATCCACTTCCTGGAGCGGATCCTCGCGGTCGTGCTGGGTTGTGGCTTCGTGATGATCACCGTCGTCTCGTTGTCCCGGAGCTCCAGCGGCAACTTCAGCGCCAACCACCACGCGAGCGGCTTCATCGGCAGCACCGGTGGCTGGATCACCTTCGCCGGCTACTTCCTGTCCTTCCTGATCGCCTGGTGGCCCTTCGCATCCGACTACTCGCGCTACCTGCCGGACAACAACAAGGTGAGCCGTGGCACCGGCTTCTGGACCTTCCTCGGCAACTTCGTCTCCCTGTCCTGGCTCGGCATCGCCGGCGTCATCCTGGGCAGCTCGGCGGCCGCGGGTGAGTCGCCGATCGACGCATTGCACCGGCTGACCGGGCCGTTCGCAACTCCGGCTCTGCTCACCGTGTTGCTGTCGTCGTTCTCGCAGAACTTCCTGAACGTGTATGGCGGAGCCATCTCCATCCAGACGCTGCGCATCCCGGTCAGCCGCCGCACCGCCGTGATCGCCATCTGCGCCGTCGCCTACGTGATCAGCCTGTGGGCCGACGCCGAGTTCGAGGCGAAGTTCAAGAACTTCCTCTTCCTGGGCGCCTACCTGATCGCACCGTTCGGAGCGATCCTGCTGCTGGACTACGTGCTCAACAAGCGCCACGACCGAGCCCGAACGCAGGAGCTCTACGACTCCCGCAGAGTGCTCGAATGGGGCTTCGTCGCCTGGCTGATCGGTGCCGTGGCATCGTCACCCTTCTGGAACCTGTCGTTCTACACCGGGCCGTTCGCCAAGGCGCACCCCGGCGCGGGTGACCTGAGCTACTTCGTCGGATTCGCCGTGGGCGCAGTCGCATTCGCACTGCTCTACCGGTTGCCCCCGCTCTGGCACCGTGCGACGCCGGTCTTCGCACACGAGAGCGCCGCGGACTCGCCGGCACACATCTCCGCCCCGGGTGACGTGCACTAG
- a CDS encoding flavin reductase produces the protein MHHITSETLQDLWIAVWDRGEVDVLDRVLAPDYVRINSVSRAETTAEALKAEITEIRKGFPDLRTTIDSIVMDDEHVAVFWTSVGTHTETFLGVPPTGATVRTSGSNFMTLRDDQLVSEQVTWDGSELLASLGVRSLRDAAPVPEGQGNVVAPLRGEPDPELMKGFNRQFVTGVTVVTTTDATDAPRGLAVNAYASISLEPPLVMVCVQKTSSTYPALFSATHLGINILAASQTDVVASFARSGHDKFAGLAWHSGPDGSPLIDGSSAALEAEIRERYQAQTHTVFVCRVRHAEVSGDDPMIYRAGKFYHGSQLSPLG, from the coding sequence ATGCACCACATCACCTCTGAGACCCTGCAGGACCTGTGGATCGCGGTCTGGGACCGCGGCGAGGTCGACGTTCTCGACCGTGTCCTGGCCCCGGACTACGTGCGGATCAACAGCGTCTCGCGGGCGGAGACCACCGCGGAGGCGCTGAAGGCGGAGATCACCGAGATCCGCAAAGGCTTCCCGGACCTGCGCACCACGATCGACTCGATCGTCATGGACGACGAGCACGTCGCGGTGTTCTGGACGTCGGTCGGCACGCACACCGAGACCTTCCTCGGCGTGCCGCCCACGGGGGCGACGGTGCGCACCTCCGGGTCCAACTTCATGACCCTGCGCGACGACCAGCTGGTCTCCGAGCAGGTCACGTGGGACGGCAGCGAACTGCTGGCCTCCCTCGGCGTGCGGTCGCTCCGTGACGCGGCACCGGTCCCCGAAGGTCAGGGAAACGTCGTGGCGCCGTTGCGTGGCGAGCCCGATCCCGAGCTGATGAAGGGCTTCAACCGTCAGTTCGTCACCGGCGTCACGGTGGTCACCACCACCGACGCCACCGATGCGCCGCGAGGCCTGGCGGTCAACGCCTACGCGTCCATCTCCCTCGAGCCACCGCTCGTGATGGTGTGCGTCCAGAAGACGTCCTCCACCTACCCGGCGCTCTTCTCGGCGACCCACCTCGGCATCAACATCCTGGCGGCGAGCCAGACCGACGTCGTCGCGAGCTTCGCCCGCAGCGGGCACGACAAGTTCGCCGGACTGGCGTGGCACTCCGGCCCCGACGGCAGCCCGCTGATCGACGGGTCATCGGCCGCACTCGAGGCGGAGATCCGGGAGCGCTACCAGGCACAGACGCACACGGTCTTCGTATGCCGCGTGCGGCACGCCGAGGTCAGCGGCGACGACCCGATGATCTACCGGGCCGGGAAGTTCTACCACGGCTCACAACTCTCGCCACTCGGCTGA
- a CDS encoding amino acid synthesis family protein, with protein sequence MTVTDTRISPGTDDTYVDRLRDEWGLRKLVVQTDEVLLEGGLAPQTGARRAVVAAVLRNPWVGTTPQRDLAPEVERVAPLLADVISARLIETLGGVDQIEAFGKAAVVGTSGEIEHGSALIHTPYFGNLLREFLEGQSIICFADTRGGAGESFPVPMWHKTHAATRSHYQTVTASLPDMPHPEEIVILAAASTGGRPHPRIGDRTTDPVVTVATLKEKS encoded by the coding sequence ATGACCGTGACCGACACTCGGATCTCGCCCGGTACCGACGACACGTACGTCGATCGTCTGCGCGACGAGTGGGGCTTGCGCAAGCTCGTGGTGCAGACCGACGAGGTCCTCCTGGAAGGCGGGCTGGCACCGCAGACCGGCGCCCGGCGCGCCGTCGTCGCGGCAGTGCTGCGCAACCCGTGGGTCGGCACCACCCCGCAGCGAGACCTGGCACCAGAGGTCGAGCGGGTGGCGCCGTTGCTCGCGGACGTGATCTCGGCGCGGCTCATCGAGACCCTGGGCGGCGTCGATCAGATCGAGGCGTTCGGGAAGGCGGCGGTGGTCGGCACGTCCGGTGAGATCGAGCACGGTAGCGCGCTGATCCACACCCCGTACTTCGGTAACCTGCTGCGTGAGTTCCTCGAGGGGCAGTCGATCATCTGCTTCGCGGACACGCGCGGCGGTGCCGGTGAGAGCTTCCCGGTGCCGATGTGGCACAAGACGCACGCGGCGACGCGCAGCCACTATCAGACGGTCACTGCGTCGCTGCCTGACATGCCCCATCCCGAGGAGATCGTCATCCTCGCGGCCGCGTCCACCGGCGGGCGCCCGCACCCCCGTATCGGAGACCGCACCACCGACCCGGTGGTCACGGTTGCAACCCTCAAGGAGAAGTCATGA
- a CDS encoding amino acid synthesis family protein, translating to MNVRKIISVLEETTAEGGRPVNPAARVAFVAAVIENPWAGQGFVEDLGPGIDATASDLGALIAPRVVELLGAPVEAYGKAAIVGLNGEIEHASALIHTLKFGDHYRKATSASTLLPAVEKRGPAGVTFDVPLKHFTDATIRSHHQTFEVRVADAPHPDEILIGLAAAAQGRPQQRLAALSTEQ from the coding sequence ATGAACGTTCGCAAAATCATCTCGGTCCTCGAGGAGACCACCGCTGAGGGTGGTCGGCCGGTCAACCCCGCGGCGCGGGTCGCCTTCGTCGCCGCTGTGATCGAAAACCCCTGGGCCGGGCAAGGGTTCGTCGAGGACCTGGGCCCCGGCATCGATGCGACCGCGTCGGACCTCGGTGCCCTGATCGCCCCCCGGGTGGTGGAACTGCTCGGCGCGCCGGTGGAGGCGTACGGCAAGGCGGCCATCGTCGGCCTGAACGGCGAGATCGAGCACGCGTCGGCACTCATCCACACGCTGAAGTTCGGTGACCACTACCGGAAGGCGACCTCCGCGAGCACGCTGCTGCCCGCCGTGGAGAAGCGCGGGCCCGCCGGCGTGACCTTCGACGTGCCGCTGAAGCACTTCACCGACGCGACGATCCGCTCGCACCACCAGACCTTCGAGGTGCGGGTCGCCGACGCGCCGCACCCCGACGAGATCCTGATCGGCCTGGCCGCTGCGGCCCAGGGACGTCCCCAGCAGCGCCTCGCGGCCCTGTCGACCGAGCAGTAA
- a CDS encoding alpha/beta fold hydrolase codes for MVTATVVLLHGVGLDHTMWAPVRSRLPHELRVVAPDLLGHGANAAAPAGTTLEDLARDVVERLDRPAHLVGFSLGALVAQHIAVTQPQTVASLTSVSSVCARTDAERASVLGRLATADSDFEASVEASIDRWFTGTDVDPEVVAATRATLLANDRPSYLACYRVFATADEELAPRLAGITSPALAITGADDPGSTPDMTERLAARIPDCRAEVVAGARHMFPVVQPDALIHALVPFIEGASR; via the coding sequence ATGGTGACTGCGACGGTCGTGCTGTTGCACGGCGTCGGACTGGACCACACGATGTGGGCCCCGGTCCGGTCGCGCCTGCCGCACGAGCTGCGTGTCGTCGCGCCGGACCTGCTCGGTCACGGCGCCAACGCTGCCGCACCGGCGGGCACCACGCTCGAGGACCTGGCGCGTGACGTCGTCGAACGCCTCGACCGGCCGGCACATCTCGTGGGGTTCTCACTGGGTGCGCTCGTTGCGCAGCACATCGCCGTCACGCAACCGCAGACCGTCGCGTCACTGACGAGCGTCAGCTCGGTCTGCGCACGAACCGACGCCGAGCGGGCGTCGGTGCTCGGGCGGCTCGCAACCGCGGACTCCGACTTCGAGGCGTCCGTCGAGGCGTCCATCGACCGGTGGTTCACCGGCACCGATGTCGATCCGGAAGTGGTTGCGGCCACCCGCGCGACGCTGCTCGCGAACGACCGGCCGTCATACCTCGCCTGTTACCGCGTATTCGCCACGGCGGACGAGGAATTGGCCCCCCGACTGGCCGGCATCACCAGCCCGGCACTGGCGATCACCGGTGCTGACGACCCCGGTTCGACCCCGGACATGACCGAGCGTCTCGCGGCGCGCATCCCGGACTGCCGGGCCGAGGTCGTGGCCGGCGCACGGCACATGTTCCCCGTCGTGCAACCCGACGCACTCATCCACGCGCTCGTCCCATTCATCGAAGGAGCTTCACGATGA
- a CDS encoding aldehyde dehydrogenase: protein MTEQRNHYIAGTYELPASGEYFASINPANGQEIYQAARGNTDDVARAVQSAQRAFEDPRWRDLSQTRRGHLLRRLGDLIGEHADELARIESLDNGKLLREMRGQMSNLPEYYYYYAGLADKIEGSVIPASNRAILNYTMREPLGVVGAITPWNSPLTLTTSKLAPALTMGNTMVVKPSEHTSASVLRLAELVTEAGFPDGTLNVVTGFGAEAGQALVDHPSIAKISFTGSTLTGSRIASATAGRFIGSTLELGGKSPNIVFDDANVENAAMGVVAGIFAAAGQTCIAGSRVFAHASVYDELLERVAARAKSIKLGDPLDDTTELGPLAFRDQRDKVASYVDLGRSEGATVLTGGTSSDGGLGGFFFEPTVLTDVTNDMRVVREEIFGPVAAVMRFTTEDEVVSLANDTDYGLAAGVWTTNLARAHRMANRLDAGTIWVNTYRAMSPMSPRQGFKSSGVGVEHGAETMKEYSRLKSVWINTDEGPIGDPFVMRG from the coding sequence ATGACCGAACAGCGAAACCATTACATCGCAGGCACATACGAGCTGCCCGCCTCCGGCGAGTACTTCGCCAGCATCAACCCGGCGAACGGTCAGGAGATCTACCAGGCCGCGCGCGGGAACACCGATGACGTCGCTCGTGCGGTGCAGTCGGCGCAACGGGCCTTCGAGGACCCGCGGTGGCGCGACCTGAGCCAGACCCGACGAGGGCACCTGCTGCGCAGGCTGGGTGACCTCATCGGCGAGCACGCCGACGAGTTGGCTCGTATCGAGAGTCTCGACAACGGCAAGTTGTTGCGAGAGATGCGCGGTCAGATGTCGAACCTGCCCGAGTATTACTACTACTACGCAGGATTGGCCGACAAGATCGAGGGATCGGTGATCCCGGCGTCCAACCGTGCGATCCTCAACTACACGATGCGCGAGCCGCTCGGAGTGGTCGGCGCGATCACCCCGTGGAACTCCCCGCTGACGCTCACCACGAGCAAACTCGCACCGGCGTTGACCATGGGCAACACGATGGTCGTCAAGCCGTCCGAGCACACCTCCGCGTCCGTGCTGCGGCTGGCCGAGCTGGTCACCGAGGCGGGCTTCCCCGACGGCACGCTCAACGTCGTCACCGGTTTCGGCGCGGAGGCGGGTCAGGCCCTGGTCGACCACCCCTCGATCGCGAAGATCTCCTTCACGGGGAGCACGCTGACCGGGTCCCGCATCGCCTCCGCGACCGCGGGCCGGTTCATCGGCTCGACGCTGGAGCTCGGCGGCAAGTCACCCAACATCGTCTTCGACGACGCCAACGTGGAGAACGCCGCAATGGGCGTCGTGGCAGGCATTTTCGCCGCTGCCGGGCAGACCTGCATCGCAGGGAGCCGGGTCTTCGCCCACGCGTCGGTGTATGACGAGCTGCTCGAGCGCGTCGCGGCACGGGCCAAGTCGATCAAACTGGGCGATCCGCTCGACGACACGACCGAGCTCGGACCGCTGGCCTTCCGGGACCAGCGCGACAAGGTGGCGTCATACGTCGACCTCGGCCGCAGTGAGGGCGCCACGGTGCTCACCGGCGGAACCTCGAGCGACGGCGGGTTGGGTGGCTTCTTCTTCGAGCCGACGGTGCTGACCGACGTCACCAACGACATGCGGGTGGTGCGCGAGGAGATCTTCGGGCCGGTCGCGGCGGTGATGCGCTTCACGACCGAGGACGAGGTCGTCTCGCTCGCCAACGACACCGATTACGGTCTCGCGGCAGGCGTCTGGACCACGAACCTTGCCCGCGCACACCGGATGGCGAACCGGCTGGACGCCGGCACGATCTGGGTGAACACCTACCGGGCGATGTCACCGATGTCGCCTCGGCAGGGTTTCAAGAGCAGCGGGGTCGGTGTCGAGCACGGCGCCGAAACCATGAAGGAGTACAGCAGGCTCAAGAGCGTCTGGATCAACACCGACGAGGGTCCGATCGGCGACCCGTTCGTGATGCGCGGCTGA